From a region of the Eretmochelys imbricata isolate rEreImb1 chromosome 6, rEreImb1.hap1, whole genome shotgun sequence genome:
- the LOC144267025 gene encoding uncharacterized protein LOC144267025 — translation MLCPTSPHLALLALLSVAGAVGPGEPCKSEMNLIKDQLQVNCSGQGLSMVPPALPKNTGILLLSTNRLASVSTASFQHLPELAELDLSGNGLGALHTGPPLPLLQELVLSHNALGVLPTLQGLPALTRLALAHNSISALLPGAFQAVGQLKDLNLRGNQLRTLPEEVFEGLAGLKDLDLSDNALDELPRGLLTGLELETLRLSGNQLRTLPSGFFPKEHMFAFVFLAGNPWRCDCGLAYLRGWIADNDFSVYTQEQRSEGLQIENDPRSPVCDAPLRHQGSPVLEFKQACGKAGDADLDIDGTMTEEGTPVPSATAPSATLPPTTPVPLTTAPSTTLPPTTPVSPTTAPSTTLPPTTPVPPTTAPSTTLPPTTPVPPTTAPSTTLPPTTPVPPTTAPEPASPAPPQLPSTPMTLTTTTLIPSPPFHTSPLHITPCHQPPPPTGAPHLCVCPTPPPAMPVAGHQQGREGPAWGHWVLAHCCLLHLMLYLASLLLLLLPMVALMGWMGWVYLSWYRPALRGPPGARLVRYQLLRKGELAAPTMMHLSSFKSPTEPPTFRTTRELQIHRDPPVPSFRRVTRRLLSVGGLGPWRAPSAYSLDRGEAAIGAVRVKYATTTL, via the coding sequence AtgctgtgccccacctcacctcacctagccctcctggccctgctctctgtggCTGGCGCTGTGGGTCCGGGGGAGCCATGCAAGTCCGAGATGAACCTGATCAAGGACCAACTGCAGGTCAACTGCTCCGGGCAGGGGCTCAGCATGGTGCCACCTGCCCTGCCCAAGAACACCGGCATCCTGCTGCTCAGCACCAACCGCCTGGCGTCCGTCTCCACTGCCTCCTTCCAGCACCTCCCTGAGCTGGCTGAGCTGGACCTGTCAGGCAACGGCCTGGGTGCGCTGCACACTGGGCCCCCCCTGCCCTTGCTGCAGGAGCTAGtcctgtcccacaatgccctgggGGTCCTGCCCACCCTGCAGGGCCTGCCTGCCCTCACCCGCCTGGCCCTGGCTCACAACAGCATTTCAGCGCTGCTGCCAGGGGCCTTCCAGGCTGTGGGGCAGCTGAAGGATCTGAATCTACGGGGGAACCAGCTGCGGACGCTGCCAGAAGAGGTCTTTGAGGGCCTGGCTGGGTTGAAGGACCTGGATCTGTCTGATAACGCCCTGGACGAGCTGCCACGGGGGCTGTTgactgggctggagctggagacACTGAGGCTGTCAGGGAACCAGCTCCGCACTCTGCCCAGCGGCTTCTTTCCCAAGGAGCACATGTTCGCCTTCGTCTTCCTGGCAGGGAACCCCTGGCGCTGTGACTGTGGCCTGGCCTATCTGCGGGGCTGGATCGCGGACAATGACTTCAGCGTCTACACCCAGGAGCAGAGGTCAGAAGGGCTGCAGATCGAGAATGATCCCCGCAGCCCCGTGTGCGATGCGCCCCTCAGACACCAAGGGAGCCCCGTCCTTGAGTTCAAGCAGGCCTGCGGCAAAGCAGGGGACGCGGACTTGGATATTGATGGGACAATGACAGAGGAGGGAACCCCTGTGCCCTCCGCTACTGCCCCCTCCGCCACCCTGCCCCCAACCACTCCCGTGCCCCTCActactgccccctccaccaccctgcccccaaccACTCCCGTGTCCCCCActactgccccctccaccaccctgcccccaaccACTCCCGTGCCCCCCActactgccccctccaccaccctacCCCCAACCACTCCCGTGCCCCCCActactgccccctccaccaccctacCCCCAACCACACCTGTGCCCCCCACtactgccccagaacctgcatccccagcacccccacagctccccagcacccccatgactctcaccaccaccacccttatCCCCTCGCCTCCATTCCATACCAGCCCTCTCCACATCACCCCCTGCCACCAGCCACCCCCTCCAACGGGGGCTCCTCACCTCTGCGtgtgccccaccccacccccagcgaTGCCCGTGGCTGGGCatcagcagggcagggagggaccaGCGTGGGGCCACTGGGTGCTCGCCCACTGCTGCCTGCTGCACCTGATGCTCTACCTGgcctccttgctgctgctgttactgcCCATGGTGGCTCTCATGGGCTGGATGGGCTGGGTATATCTGAGCTGGTATCGCCCAGCTCTGAGGGGTCCCCCGGGGGCACGGCTGGTGCGGTACCAGCTGCTGAGAAAGGGGGAGCTGGCAGCGCCCACCATGATGCATCTCAGCAGCTTCAAGAGCCCCACCGAGCCCCCGACCTTCCGCACCACCAGAGAGCTGCAGATCCACCGTGACCCCCCTGTGCCCTCCTTCCGCCGTGTTACCAGGAGGCTGCtgagtgtgggggggctgggcccctgGCGGGCTCCCTCTGCCTACAGCCTAGACAGGGGGGAAGCAGCTATTGGGGCTGTCAGGGTGAAATATGCAACCACCACCCTCTAA